Proteins encoded by one window of Erythrobacter sp.:
- a CDS encoding M23 family metallopeptidase has protein sequence MPPAAEVRPPAEVVQPVATPAPAPAPTPSLQPPGPSTFLYDGELTQGGWLRGQVPGGTVSARLGEQELTFDSEGRFFAAFDRDAGPSAELEATLADGRVIRSPLTVSPRAWQIERINTPARPGGVSSEAFMRRRQPELDAIWIARTANSPSDGWRQDFIWPVTGRISGRFGSQRVYQGEPGAYHSGLDIAPGAGTPFVAPADGVVTLAATEPYSLEGHLIIIDHGAGLNSAFLHASEIFVTQGQRVRQGERIGLVGATGRVTGPHLHWSIKWHLARLDPLLFVGPMP, from the coding sequence GTGCCGCCCGCAGCCGAGGTGCGGCCACCTGCCGAAGTGGTCCAGCCCGTCGCTACTCCCGCACCCGCACCCGCTCCCACGCCAAGCCTGCAACCGCCGGGTCCCAGCACATTCCTCTACGATGGCGAACTGACCCAGGGCGGCTGGCTGCGCGGGCAGGTTCCCGGCGGCACGGTCTCGGCGCGACTGGGCGAGCAGGAGCTTACCTTCGATAGCGAAGGGCGCTTTTTCGCTGCCTTTGACCGCGATGCCGGGCCGAGCGCCGAACTCGAAGCCACGCTTGCCGACGGGCGGGTGATCCGCAGCCCGCTGACCGTGTCCCCGCGCGCCTGGCAGATCGAGCGGATCAACACCCCGGCCCGCCCCGGCGGCGTGTCTAGCGAAGCCTTCATGCGCCGCCGGCAGCCGGAACTGGATGCGATCTGGATTGCCCGTACCGCCAATTCGCCTTCCGACGGCTGGCGGCAGGACTTCATCTGGCCGGTGACGGGGCGAATTTCAGGCCGGTTCGGTTCGCAGCGGGTCTACCAGGGTGAACCGGGTGCCTATCATTCGGGGCTCGACATCGCGCCGGGGGCGGGCACGCCCTTCGTTGCGCCCGCCGATGGCGTGGTAACGCTGGCCGCCACAGAGCCCTATAGCCTCGAAGGCCATCTCATCATCATCGATCACGGCGCGGGCCTGAACAGCGCCTTCCTCCATGCCTCGGAGATTTTCGTGACCCAAGGCCAGCGCGTGCGGCAGGGTGAGCGGATCGGGCTGGTGGGCGCGACCGGGCGCGTGACCGGGCCGCACCTGCATTGGAGCATCAAGTGGCATCTCGCGCGGCTCGATCCGCTGCTGTTTGTCGGTCCGATGCCGTGA
- a CDS encoding DUF2093 domain-containing protein — MLMNSSENPATLLYGPNGFRVIRPGHFVLCAVSGARVPLEELRYWSVDLQEAYASADISTRRALDAR, encoded by the coding sequence ATGCTGATGAACTCCTCCGAAAACCCCGCCACGCTGCTCTACGGCCCGAATGGATTCCGCGTGATCCGCCCTGGACATTTCGTGCTCTGCGCGGTGAGCGGCGCGCGGGTGCCGCTGGAAGAATTGCGCTACTGGAGCGTGGACTTGCAAGAGGCCTATGCCAGCGCGGACATTTCCACCCGGCGGGCGCTCGACGCGCGGTGA
- a CDS encoding exodeoxyribonuclease VII large subunit has product MAGFPPFDDDDDAGALVAKGRDGDNAVPLTITEISQALKRTVEDRFGFVRVRGELSGVKRAASGHVYMCLKDDGAVLDGVMWKGQAGRLGFAPEDGIEVIATGKLTTFPGRSKYQIVIERMEIAGEGALLALLEKNRKRFEAEGLFDPARKRALPFASKVIGVVTSPTGAVIRDILHRLEDRFPTHVIVWPVLVQGQGAAAQVAAAVRGFGAIVPGGPVARPDLLIVARGGGAIEDLWAFNEEAVVRAVADSPIPVISAVGHETDTTLCDFAADVRAPTPTAAAEMAVPVRRELATLLDELGLRQRKSIARPLDLGRERLAARVARMPSREALLQLPMQRLDEAGERLRRGLLDRAALGREALGRLRLAPAMLERNLRDAAMRLSAVRFAPALVTRPIAEKRERFAVLARLAEQLHPERPLSRGYAMVFDGAGKPLTAAATAGREPLLAIKFADGSITATPGDTPRSPRKKAEALPDSGQPKLL; this is encoded by the coding sequence ATGGCAGGCTTTCCCCCATTCGATGACGACGATGACGCAGGTGCCCTCGTAGCCAAGGGGCGCGATGGCGACAATGCCGTGCCGCTGACGATTACCGAGATTTCGCAGGCGCTGAAGCGCACGGTGGAGGACCGTTTCGGCTTCGTCCGCGTGCGCGGCGAGCTTTCGGGGGTGAAGCGCGCGGCTTCGGGGCATGTCTACATGTGCCTGAAGGACGATGGCGCCGTGCTCGACGGAGTGATGTGGAAGGGGCAGGCGGGGCGGCTGGGCTTCGCGCCGGAAGACGGCATCGAGGTGATCGCCACCGGCAAGCTGACCACCTTTCCGGGGCGCAGCAAGTACCAGATCGTGATCGAGCGAATGGAAATCGCTGGCGAAGGAGCGCTGCTGGCGCTGCTGGAGAAGAACCGCAAGCGGTTCGAGGCCGAGGGGCTGTTCGATCCGGCCCGCAAGCGCGCCCTGCCCTTCGCTTCGAAGGTGATCGGGGTGGTGACATCTCCGACCGGAGCGGTGATTCGCGATATTCTCCACCGGCTGGAGGATCGCTTTCCCACCCATGTGATCGTCTGGCCGGTGCTGGTGCAGGGGCAGGGCGCGGCGGCACAGGTCGCGGCCGCGGTGCGCGGGTTCGGGGCGATTGTTCCGGGCGGGCCTGTCGCGCGTCCGGACCTGCTGATCGTCGCGCGCGGGGGCGGGGCAATCGAGGACCTGTGGGCCTTCAACGAGGAAGCGGTGGTGCGCGCGGTGGCCGATTCGCCGATCCCGGTGATCAGCGCGGTGGGGCACGAGACCGACACCACGCTGTGCGATTTCGCCGCCGATGTTCGCGCGCCCACGCCCACTGCGGCGGCGGAAATGGCAGTGCCGGTACGGCGCGAACTGGCGACCCTGCTCGACGAACTGGGCCTGCGCCAGCGCAAGAGCATTGCCCGCCCGCTCGATCTTGGGCGCGAACGGCTGGCCGCGCGGGTCGCGCGGATGCCTTCGCGCGAGGCTTTGCTGCAATTGCCGATGCAGCGGCTGGACGAAGCCGGCGAACGGCTGCGTCGCGGCTTGCTCGATCGCGCGGCGCTGGGGCGCGAGGCCTTGGGTCGGCTGCGGCTTGCTCCTGCGATGCTGGAGCGCAACCTGCGGGATGCGGCGATGCGGCTTTCGGCAGTGCGGTTCGCTCCCGCTCTGGTGACACGACCAATCGCCGAGAAGCGCGAGCGGTTCGCGGTGCTGGCGCGACTGGCAGAACAATTGCATCCCGAAAGGCCGCTCTCGCGCGGCTACGCGATGGTGTTCGATGGTGCGGGAAAGCCTCTTACTGCGGCGGCAACGGCGGGACGTGAACCGCTACTGGCGATCAAGTTCGCCGACGGTTCGATAACTGCAACGCCCGGCGATACCCCACGTTCGCCGCGGAAGAAAGCCGAAGCCTTGCCCGATAGCGGCCAACCGAAATTGCTTTGA
- the purD gene encoding phosphoribosylamine--glycine ligase: protein MNILVLGSGGREHALCWKLAQSRAIDSEGGTLYVSPGNPGMEDVARIALVDARKHDEVIAFARKHDVGLVVIGPEAPLVDGLADSLREAGVAVFGPSAAAAQLEGSKAFTKELCERAGIPTAAFVRCKSLEEAKKALGTFAPPFVLKADGLAAGKGVVIAESAAHAEEALEDMFGGAFGEAGAEVVIEEFMHGEEVSLFALTDGETVIAFGSAQDHKRVGDGDTGPNTGGMGAYSPAPVLTEDLLAEAMERIVFPTVRQMKEEGTPYRGVLYAGLMLTDAGVKLVEYNCRFGDPECQVLMLRLESDLAEYMLACAYGTLGTLSPPRFDRATALTVVMAAAGYPGKVEPGAPIDLSRVEQGDDLKVFHAGTKLLHDDTLVANGGRVLNVTALGRDVSAARDAAYAGVDAVVFPGGYCRRDIGWREIERG, encoded by the coding sequence ATGAATATCCTTGTCCTGGGTTCGGGCGGCCGCGAGCATGCCCTGTGCTGGAAGCTGGCGCAATCCAGGGCGATCGATAGCGAGGGCGGCACACTCTACGTATCCCCCGGCAATCCCGGCATGGAAGACGTGGCGCGGATCGCGTTGGTCGATGCCCGCAAGCACGACGAGGTGATCGCTTTCGCCCGCAAGCACGATGTGGGGCTGGTGGTGATCGGCCCCGAAGCGCCGCTGGTGGACGGACTGGCGGACAGCTTGCGCGAAGCAGGCGTGGCGGTGTTCGGCCCATCCGCAGCGGCGGCGCAGCTCGAAGGCAGCAAGGCCTTCACTAAGGAACTGTGCGAGCGGGCGGGGATCCCCACTGCTGCCTTCGTCCGTTGCAAGTCGCTGGAGGAGGCCAAGAAGGCGCTTGGCACCTTTGCCCCGCCCTTCGTGCTGAAGGCCGACGGGCTGGCCGCGGGAAAGGGCGTGGTGATCGCCGAAAGCGCAGCCCATGCCGAGGAAGCGCTCGAAGACATGTTCGGCGGGGCCTTTGGAGAGGCAGGCGCCGAAGTCGTGATCGAGGAATTCATGCACGGCGAGGAAGTGAGCCTGTTCGCGCTCACCGATGGCGAGACCGTGATTGCCTTCGGCTCGGCGCAGGATCACAAACGCGTGGGCGATGGCGATACCGGCCCCAATACCGGCGGCATGGGTGCCTATTCACCCGCCCCGGTGCTCACCGAAGACTTGCTGGCCGAAGCGATGGAGCGGATCGTCTTCCCCACCGTGCGGCAGATGAAGGAGGAAGGCACCCCCTATCGCGGAGTGCTCTACGCAGGACTGATGCTGACCGATGCGGGCGTCAAACTGGTCGAATACAATTGCCGCTTTGGCGATCCAGAATGCCAGGTGCTGATGCTGCGGCTCGAAAGCGATCTCGCCGAATACATGCTCGCCTGTGCCTACGGCACGTTGGGCACGCTCAGCCCGCCGCGCTTCGACCGGGCGACCGCGCTGACAGTGGTGATGGCGGCTGCGGGCTATCCGGGCAAGGTCGAGCCGGGCGCACCCATCGACCTGTCGCGGGTGGAGCAGGGGGACGATCTCAAGGTCTTCCACGCGGGGACGAAGCTGCTCCACGACGATACGCTGGTGGCGAATGGCGGACGGGTGCTGAACGTGACCGCCCTGGGCCGCGATGTGTCGGCAGCACGAGATGCCGCCTATGCTGGCGTGGACGCGGTGGTGTTTCCCGGCGGCTACTGTCGGCGCGATATCGGCTGGCGGGAGATCGAGCGGGGATGA
- a CDS encoding ribose-phosphate pyrophosphokinase, producing the protein MKIMSGNSNLPLARAIAGYLEVPLTDVSMRRFADEEIFVEIHENVRGEDVFIVQSTSYPANDNLMELLIGIDALRRASAKRITAVVPYFGYARQDRKPGPRTPISAKLVANLITEAGAHRVLAVDLHAGQIQGFFDIPTDNLYSAPVMAADIQARYGEQELMVVSPDVGGVVRARALAKRLDNAPLAIVDKRRDRPGESEVMNIIGDVKGRACILIDDIVDSGGTLCNAAQALLDAGAKSVAAYITHGVLSGGAVARVNSSALTELVITDTIKATEAAKESSRIRVLTIAPLLGEAIRRIADESSVSSLFD; encoded by the coding sequence ATGAAGATCATGTCCGGCAACTCCAACCTGCCGCTTGCCCGCGCCATTGCCGGCTATCTCGAAGTCCCGCTCACCGATGTCTCGATGCGCCGCTTTGCCGACGAGGAGATCTTCGTCGAGATTCACGAGAACGTGCGCGGGGAGGACGTGTTCATCGTCCAGTCGACGAGCTATCCGGCGAACGACAACCTGATGGAACTGCTGATCGGGATCGACGCGCTGCGCCGCGCCTCGGCCAAGCGGATCACCGCCGTGGTGCCCTATTTCGGCTATGCCCGGCAGGATCGCAAACCCGGCCCGCGCACCCCGATCTCGGCCAAGCTGGTCGCCAACCTGATTACCGAAGCAGGCGCACACCGGGTGCTGGCGGTGGACCTGCACGCCGGGCAGATCCAGGGCTTCTTCGATATCCCGACCGACAACCTCTATTCCGCCCCGGTCATGGCCGCCGATATCCAGGCGCGCTACGGCGAGCAGGAACTGATGGTGGTCTCCCCCGATGTCGGCGGCGTGGTGCGGGCGCGGGCGCTCGCCAAGCGGCTCGACAACGCCCCGCTCGCCATTGTCGACAAGCGGCGGGACCGGCCGGGCGAAAGCGAAGTGATGAACATCATCGGCGACGTGAAGGGCCGCGCCTGCATCCTGATCGACGATATCGTCGATTCGGGCGGCACGCTGTGCAACGCGGCGCAGGCGCTGCTCGATGCGGGCGCGAAGAGCGTCGCTGCCTATATCACCCACGGGGTGCTGTCGGGCGGGGCCGTGGCGCGGGTGAATTCCTCGGCGCTGACCGAGCTGGTCATCACAGATACGATCAAGGCGACCGAAGCGGCCAAGGAATCGAGCCGCATCCGAGTGCTCACGATTGCGCCGCTGCTGGGCGAAGCGATCCGCCGGATTGCCGACGAATCGAGCGTGTCGAGCCTGTTCGACTGA
- the glpX gene encoding class II fructose-bisphosphatase — MNSPTGTVTPKTESVLDRVLVMELVRVTEAAAIAASELIGRGDEKAADAAAVEAMRRAFDTLYMDGTVVIGEGERDEAPMLYIGEKVGGAPGKGPRIDIALDPLEGTTITAKAGPNALAVLAAAEEGCLLNAPDVYMDKIAVGPGYPEGVIDLAKTPTENVRAVAAAKGVNPAEIIVCVLDRPRHAELIAELRGLGCGVVLIGDGDVAGVIATTDQDTTIDMYMGSGGAPEGVLAAAALRCVGGQFNGRLLFRNDDERRRAHKWGIEDLDRIYKLDDLAKGDCIFAATGVTSGSLLDGVKRIRRPNGDRVMTTESVVMRASSGTVRWVRGEHRIG; from the coding sequence ATGAACTCGCCCACTGGCACTGTTACCCCCAAAACTGAAAGCGTGCTCGATCGCGTGCTCGTGATGGAACTGGTCCGCGTGACCGAGGCGGCGGCGATTGCCGCTTCCGAACTGATCGGGCGCGGGGACGAGAAAGCCGCCGATGCCGCCGCCGTCGAAGCCATGCGCCGCGCTTTCGATACGCTCTATATGGACGGCACCGTGGTGATCGGAGAGGGTGAGCGCGACGAGGCACCGATGCTCTATATCGGCGAGAAGGTCGGCGGTGCGCCCGGCAAGGGACCAAGGATCGACATCGCGCTCGATCCCTTGGAAGGCACCACCATCACTGCCAAGGCCGGGCCGAACGCGCTCGCCGTGCTGGCGGCGGCGGAGGAAGGCTGCCTGCTCAACGCGCCCGATGTCTATATGGACAAGATCGCGGTCGGCCCCGGCTATCCCGAAGGGGTGATCGACCTGGCGAAGACGCCGACCGAGAACGTGCGCGCGGTAGCTGCGGCCAAGGGTGTCAATCCCGCCGAAATCATCGTCTGCGTGCTCGACCGGCCGCGCCATGCCGAACTGATCGCCGAACTGCGCGGGCTGGGCTGCGGGGTAGTGCTTATCGGCGACGGGGACGTGGCGGGCGTGATCGCCACCACCGATCAGGACACCACGATAGACATGTACATGGGCAGCGGCGGCGCGCCCGAAGGCGTGCTGGCGGCAGCGGCGCTGCGCTGCGTCGGCGGCCAGTTCAATGGTCGCCTGCTGTTCCGCAACGACGACGAACGCCGCCGCGCGCACAAATGGGGGATCGAGGATCTCGACCGCATCTACAAGTTGGACGATCTCGCCAAAGGCGACTGCATCTTCGCCGCCACCGGCGTAACCTCCGGCTCGCTGCTCGACGGCGTCAAACGCATCCGCCGCCCGAATGGCGATCGGGTGATGACAACAGAGAGCGTGGTAATGCGCGCGAGTTCGGGCACCGTGCGCTGGGTGCGCGGGGAGCACCGGATCGGGTAG